In the genome of Streptomyces sp. V2I9, one region contains:
- a CDS encoding DUF5937 family protein, with protein MVAELAFSTSDLAQVRFAVSPMWEVAPSFRLLTSAAAHPIHGPWADQVRPRMVAAGLDRGWLRELVPPTGGYVPDFLNPAPAGPAPTPAAERDAIRASPADRVRQDLDHLARHRGNLGPRLRALHNDPQGLLAKVAEELETYWELVLAPYWARIRAVLDADILYRARLAAEHGAGHLLNDLHTSVSWDDNALRMSRRKQPLTRTTAGTGLLLIPSAFTGPGLRTRTTPPDPPQLAYPARGVGALWTKRPVTRTGTLSAVLGRSRTLLLTELEIPASTTQLAHRTGLSPAGVSQYLTALRNAGLVSAHRAGRSVLYARTAAAETLLQAASA; from the coding sequence ATCGTGGCAGAGCTGGCGTTCTCGACGAGCGACCTGGCGCAGGTGCGGTTCGCCGTCTCACCGATGTGGGAGGTCGCCCCCAGCTTCCGACTGCTGACGTCCGCCGCCGCGCATCCGATCCACGGACCCTGGGCCGACCAGGTACGCCCGCGCATGGTGGCCGCCGGGCTGGACCGGGGCTGGCTCCGCGAACTGGTCCCGCCCACCGGCGGCTACGTCCCCGACTTCCTCAACCCGGCCCCCGCCGGACCGGCCCCCACCCCGGCGGCGGAGCGGGACGCGATCCGGGCCTCGCCCGCCGACCGGGTACGCCAGGACCTCGACCACCTCGCCCGCCACCGGGGGAACCTCGGCCCCCGGCTGCGAGCCCTGCACAACGACCCACAGGGCCTCCTGGCCAAGGTCGCAGAAGAGCTCGAAACGTACTGGGAGCTGGTACTCGCCCCCTACTGGGCACGAATCCGGGCAGTCCTGGACGCAGACATCCTCTACCGGGCCCGTCTGGCCGCCGAGCACGGCGCCGGCCACCTCCTCAACGACCTGCACACGTCCGTGAGCTGGGACGACAACGCGCTCCGGATGTCCCGCCGAAAGCAGCCGCTGACCCGCACGACGGCAGGCACGGGACTGCTGCTGATCCCCTCCGCCTTCACCGGACCAGGGTTGCGCACCCGAACGACGCCGCCGGACCCGCCCCAACTCGCCTATCCGGCGCGCGGTGTCGGCGCACTATGGACGAAGCGCCCCGTCACCCGGACCGGCACCCTCTCCGCCGTACTCGGCCGCTCGCGGACCCTGCTGCTGACCGAGTTGGAGATCCCGGCCTCCACCACACAGCTGGCCCACCGCACCGGACTCTCCCCCGCAGGGGTATCCCAATACCTCACCGCGCTCCGCAACGCGGGACTGGTCAGCGCCCACCGCGCCGGCCGCTCCGTCCTCTACGCCCGCACCGCCGCAGCCGAAACCCTTCTCCAAGCCGCCTCCGCCTGA
- a CDS encoding aldo/keto reductase: MTSQTITAAASGTWKLGDLTVNRIGFGAMRLTQHGEAFAADAVPRDRDQAISVLRRAIELGVNHLDTAAFYFSSLRCANELINQALAPYPDDLVITTKVGPGRAPSGQWLPHATPEQLRGQVEENLRRLGRDHLDVVNLRIVGTDSIAERFGALAELREAGLIRHLGLSNIHPHHLAEAQTIAPVVCVQNMYGIGASPEQKEFMGICGEQGIAFVPFYSIAGTGRTAGATTDHSPEVHAIARAHGVSAAQIRLAWTLHQGPHVLAIPGTGDLDHLAQNVAVGSLRLSVEELTALDRLHHETA; the protein is encoded by the coding sequence ATGACCTCACAAACGATCACCGCAGCGGCATCGGGCACCTGGAAGCTCGGCGACCTGACGGTCAACCGGATCGGTTTCGGCGCGATGCGCCTGACGCAGCACGGCGAGGCATTCGCGGCCGATGCCGTCCCACGCGACCGCGACCAGGCGATCAGTGTGCTGCGCCGCGCGATCGAACTCGGCGTGAACCACCTGGACACCGCCGCGTTCTACTTCTCGTCGCTGCGCTGTGCCAACGAGCTGATCAATCAGGCACTGGCCCCCTACCCGGACGACCTCGTCATCACCACCAAGGTCGGACCGGGCCGCGCCCCCTCAGGTCAATGGCTGCCGCACGCCACCCCCGAGCAACTCCGCGGCCAGGTCGAGGAGAACCTGCGCCGGCTCGGCCGCGACCACCTCGACGTGGTGAACCTGCGCATCGTCGGCACCGACTCCATCGCCGAACGCTTCGGCGCACTTGCCGAACTGCGCGAGGCCGGACTCATCCGGCACCTGGGCCTGTCCAACATCCACCCCCACCACCTCGCCGAGGCTCAGACCATCGCACCGGTGGTCTGTGTCCAGAACATGTACGGCATCGGCGCATCGCCCGAGCAGAAGGAGTTCATGGGCATCTGTGGTGAGCAGGGCATCGCGTTCGTGCCGTTCTACTCGATCGCCGGCACCGGACGCACCGCTGGTGCGACCACCGACCACAGCCCGGAGGTGCACGCCATCGCCCGCGCCCACGGCGTGAGCGCAGCCCAGATCCGGCTGGCGTGGACACTGCACCAGGGCCCTCACGTCCTGGCCATCCCCGGCACCGGCGACCTCGACCACCTCGCCCAGAACGTCGCCGTCGGCTCCCTGCGCCTGTCGGTGGAGGAACTCACCGCCTTGGACCGTCTCCACCACGAGACGGCATGA
- a CDS encoding helix-turn-helix domain-containing protein: MPVPAARPIVLTAAERQRLKKAAYGHETPHQARIRSQIVLLATRGRSTPRIAVEVGVRVDTVRTWRGRFADGGEIFFSTVRRKVVSAR, encoded by the coding sequence TTGCCTGTTCCTGCCGCCCGCCCCATAGTCCTGACGGCCGCCGAGCGGCAACGGCTGAAGAAGGCGGCCTACGGTCACGAGACTCCGCACCAGGCCAGGATCCGATCACAGATCGTGCTCCTGGCGACTCGTGGCAGGTCGACCCCGCGGATCGCTGTCGAGGTGGGTGTGCGGGTGGACACCGTGCGCACCTGGCGGGGCCGGTTCGCCGACGGCGGCGAGATCTTCTTCTCGACCGTCCGGCGCAAGGTCGTCTCAGCCAGATAA